The following are encoded in a window of Haloarcula halophila genomic DNA:
- a CDS encoding DEAD/DEAH box helicase, which produces MTADETQAPDPADETAGDAASDDDPEIELDAVYDAIDAVGRPHLTATELSRKTDLTPDEAREALETLAAEGDIQRQDVADIDSVWYPADLAEVTDRERVVLFPDRREIVVEHPHQFTRAQLSQFARLQDTNRSGGYVYELREEDIWAAPHESLDDLLATMRDVLGERSPHLEEWVTSQWERARKFRLYTHEDGYVVLEAENDDLMGNVARQKLDDDHLRAPISDSESWVNADATAAVKRTLYEAGYPVRDDRELETGDALEMELRLRLRDYQADWVERFTDQGSGVFVGPPGSGKTVAAMGAMAAIGGETLILVPSRELATQWRDELVRHTTLTDDDIGEYHGGTKEIKPVTVATYRTAGMDRHRKLFDQRKWGLIVYDEVHHVPSPIHRRSADLQTKHRLGLTATPTRESDDEEEIFTLVGPPIGTDWGKLFDEGYVAEPEVEIRLVPWGSDTERSEYATTSGHGRRQAAAGNTGKIEEIQYTLEQHPAAKALVFVEYLDQGEAISEAIDVPFISGEMPHARREKLFDEFRRSERDTLLVSRVGDEGIDLPDAELAIVASGLGGSRRQGAQRAGRTMRPAGDARMVVLATRGTTEEDFVRRQMRHLASKGIRVNETESEVVETPVDGE; this is translated from the coding sequence ATGACCGCCGACGAGACGCAGGCACCGGACCCGGCCGACGAGACAGCGGGAGACGCGGCGTCGGACGACGACCCAGAAATCGAACTGGACGCGGTCTACGACGCCATCGACGCAGTCGGCCGTCCACACCTGACGGCGACTGAGCTTTCCCGGAAGACCGACCTGACGCCCGACGAGGCTCGCGAGGCACTGGAGACCCTCGCGGCCGAGGGCGACATCCAGCGCCAGGACGTGGCCGACATCGATTCGGTGTGGTATCCGGCCGACCTCGCCGAGGTGACCGACCGCGAGCGGGTCGTCCTGTTCCCCGATCGGCGCGAGATCGTCGTCGAACACCCCCACCAGTTCACGCGGGCACAGCTCTCGCAGTTCGCCCGTCTGCAGGACACCAACCGCTCGGGCGGGTACGTCTACGAACTCCGCGAGGAGGACATCTGGGCGGCCCCACACGAGTCCCTGGACGACCTCCTCGCGACGATGCGGGACGTACTGGGCGAGCGCTCGCCCCACCTCGAAGAGTGGGTGACCAGCCAGTGGGAACGGGCCCGGAAGTTCCGGCTCTACACCCACGAGGACGGCTACGTCGTCCTGGAAGCCGAGAACGACGATCTGATGGGGAACGTCGCCCGGCAGAAACTCGACGACGACCACCTCCGGGCACCCATCTCGGATTCGGAGTCGTGGGTCAACGCCGACGCGACCGCCGCAGTCAAACGGACCCTCTACGAGGCCGGGTATCCCGTCAGGGACGACCGCGAACTGGAGACCGGCGACGCCCTGGAGATGGAGCTTCGCCTGCGGCTCCGGGACTACCAGGCCGACTGGGTCGAGCGCTTTACCGACCAGGGATCGGGCGTGTTCGTCGGGCCGCCGGGCTCGGGTAAGACCGTCGCCGCGATGGGTGCGATGGCGGCCATCGGCGGCGAGACGCTGATCCTGGTTCCGTCGCGGGAACTCGCGACACAGTGGCGGGACGAACTGGTCCGACACACGACGTTGACCGACGACGACATCGGCGAGTACCACGGCGGTACCAAGGAGATCAAGCCGGTGACCGTCGCTACCTACCGGACCGCCGGGATGGACCGCCACCGGAAGCTGTTCGACCAGCGCAAGTGGGGACTGATCGTCTACGACGAGGTCCACCACGTCCCCAGCCCGATCCACCGCCGCAGCGCGGACCTCCAGACGAAACACCGCCTCGGCCTGACCGCGACGCCGACCCGCGAGAGCGACGACGAGGAGGAGATCTTCACCCTCGTCGGCCCGCCGATCGGCACCGACTGGGGGAAACTGTTCGACGAGGGCTACGTCGCCGAACCCGAAGTCGAGATCCGTCTGGTCCCGTGGGGCAGCGACACCGAGCGCAGCGAGTACGCCACCACCTCTGGCCACGGGCGTCGGCAGGCCGCCGCCGGGAACACTGGGAAAATCGAGGAGATCCAGTACACGCTCGAACAGCACCCGGCCGCGAAGGCGCTGGTCTTCGTCGAGTACCTGGACCAGGGCGAGGCGATCAGCGAGGCCATCGACGTTCCCTTTATCAGCGGTGAGATGCCCCACGCGCGCCGCGAGAAGTTGTTCGACGAGTTCCGCCGCAGCGAGCGTGACACGCTGTTGGTCTCGCGTGTCGGCGACGAGGGGATCGACCTGCCGGACGCCGAACTCGCCATCGTCGCCTCCGGGCTCGGGGGGTCGCGCCGCCAGGGCGCACAGCGGGCCGGGCGGACGATGCGGCCGGCCGGCGACGCCCGGATGGTCGTGCTGGCGACCCGCGGGACGACCGAGGAGGACTTCGTCCGCCGACAGATGCGACATCTCGCCTCGAAGGGGATCAGGGTCAACGAGACCGAATCCGAGGTCGTCGAGACGCCCGTCGACGGGGAGTGA
- a CDS encoding beta-glucosidase family protein yields MAHHNDTTEGTLGETSRRTFMKATGAATGVVVAGTGTAAAQTDVDAIIDELTLEQKAAQMTQVAISSFEPEPSESNVPDNFGVDTVGEYFSDLGVGSILSGGAEPPSFQASDVVEGVNDLQEYNLNNSDHGIPFLYGVDATHGNVLLEGATAFPQRMNMGATRDPDLIAEAERHTSDATASMGAHWTFAPTTDLQRDPRWGRFFEGISEDPKLTGDISRVRADALEDDDRLTACVKHFAAYSTPNNGNDRAPVDTSLRDLRTNVMPPYRDALESEPGTVMVNSGAVNGKPAHASHWLLTRMLRDHYGFEGVVVSDWDDLNRMITNHDYAPDFRTATKEAINAGVDMYMIGNGGSAPGPVQYVDTVVSLVEDGEIQMDRIDEAVRRILELKVDLGLFDQPTVDESRIGQRLGGAADTAEQLARESLVLLKNDDGALPISSQDDVLLTGPGVDSNGNNTRALMQHGGWTLGWQGASAGGPYPRQNLLTDALRDRVANLTHVPTAYDNTGWWAGQGDGPDQQTDENGNFDFTESQRQRVEDAAPDADAVVVVLGEGTHNEGFGDRDELVLDEAQQDLLDTVVSAVDDSTQVVGVFLAGSPRGSPETFSKLDAALFAGQPGSDGGPAIADTLVGEYNPSGKLAFSWPENVGTAPVQYNRYDPTSTGATDNTPMFEFGHGLSYTDFTYESVSVTPPTVGNPANRSEVTVTVEVRNSGEMAGEHVVELYNTQSYGSVLQPIRRLLGYERVSLDAGERTTVEVTADLRALEVVPGDVLALGPKVVEAGEYELTVGQGGPTTTLTVQNTASITDPDPVPGSADAQSSTARSQDPTMEDVVDLLKEARRSS; encoded by the coding sequence ATGGCACATCACAACGACACGACCGAGGGGACGCTCGGGGAGACGTCCCGTCGGACGTTCATGAAGGCGACCGGTGCGGCGACGGGGGTAGTCGTCGCCGGCACCGGGACTGCGGCGGCACAGACTGACGTGGACGCGATCATCGACGAGTTGACGCTCGAACAGAAGGCGGCCCAGATGACACAGGTCGCGATCAGTTCCTTCGAACCCGAGCCAAGCGAGTCGAACGTTCCCGACAATTTCGGGGTCGACACCGTCGGCGAGTACTTCAGCGACCTCGGCGTCGGCTCGATCCTCTCGGGCGGGGCCGAACCCCCCTCCTTCCAGGCGTCGGACGTCGTCGAGGGGGTCAACGACCTCCAGGAGTACAATCTGAACAACTCCGACCACGGGATCCCGTTCCTCTACGGCGTCGACGCGACCCACGGAAACGTCCTACTGGAGGGCGCGACGGCGTTCCCACAGCGGATGAACATGGGCGCGACCCGAGACCCCGACCTGATCGCCGAGGCCGAACGCCACACCAGCGACGCGACGGCCTCGATGGGGGCACACTGGACGTTCGCGCCGACGACGGACCTCCAGCGGGACCCACGCTGGGGCCGGTTCTTCGAGGGGATCAGCGAGGACCCGAAACTCACTGGCGACATCTCGCGGGTTCGGGCGGACGCACTGGAGGACGACGACCGGCTGACCGCCTGTGTCAAACACTTCGCCGCGTACTCGACGCCCAACAACGGCAACGACCGGGCGCCGGTCGACACGTCGCTGCGTGATCTCCGGACGAACGTCATGCCGCCCTACCGCGACGCACTCGAATCCGAACCCGGGACGGTGATGGTAAACAGCGGAGCGGTCAACGGCAAGCCCGCCCACGCCTCCCACTGGCTGCTGACGCGGATGCTCCGGGACCACTACGGCTTCGAGGGCGTGGTCGTCTCCGATTGGGACGACCTCAACCGGATGATAACCAACCACGACTACGCGCCGGACTTCCGGACCGCGACAAAGGAGGCGATCAACGCCGGCGTCGACATGTACATGATCGGTAACGGGGGTTCGGCACCCGGCCCGGTCCAGTACGTCGACACCGTCGTGAGCCTCGTCGAGGACGGCGAGATTCAGATGGACCGCATCGACGAAGCGGTCCGTCGCATCCTGGAACTGAAGGTGGACCTCGGGCTGTTCGACCAGCCGACAGTCGACGAGTCACGCATCGGCCAACGGCTCGGCGGCGCGGCCGACACTGCCGAACAACTGGCCAGGGAGTCCCTCGTCCTGCTGAAAAACGACGACGGGGCGCTCCCCATATCGAGCCAGGACGACGTGTTACTGACCGGACCGGGCGTCGACAGCAACGGCAACAACACCCGGGCACTGATGCAACACGGTGGCTGGACGCTCGGCTGGCAGGGCGCCAGTGCCGGCGGCCCGTACCCGAGACAGAACCTACTGACCGACGCGCTCCGGGACCGGGTCGCGAACCTCACCCACGTCCCGACCGCCTACGACAACACCGGCTGGTGGGCCGGCCAGGGTGACGGACCCGACCAGCAGACCGACGAAAACGGGAACTTCGACTTCACGGAGAGCCAGCGCCAGCGGGTCGAGGACGCGGCACCGGACGCCGACGCTGTCGTCGTCGTCCTCGGTGAGGGGACCCACAACGAGGGCTTCGGTGACCGCGACGAACTCGTCCTCGACGAGGCACAGCAGGACCTCCTCGATACCGTCGTTTCGGCCGTCGACGACTCGACCCAGGTCGTCGGCGTCTTCCTTGCCGGCAGCCCGCGTGGCTCCCCGGAGACGTTCTCGAAACTCGACGCGGCGCTGTTTGCCGGCCAGCCCGGGAGCGACGGCGGCCCGGCGATCGCAGATACCCTCGTGGGCGAGTACAACCCGTCCGGAAAGCTCGCGTTCAGTTGGCCCGAAAACGTCGGAACGGCACCGGTCCAGTACAACCGCTACGACCCGACCTCGACCGGTGCGACCGACAACACCCCGATGTTCGAGTTCGGTCACGGGCTCTCCTACACCGACTTCACCTACGAGTCGGTCTCGGTGACACCGCCGACCGTGGGCAACCCGGCCAACAGATCGGAAGTCACAGTCACGGTCGAGGTTCGGAACTCGGGCGAGATGGCCGGCGAGCACGTCGTCGAACTGTACAACACCCAGTCGTACGGGTCGGTCCTCCAGCCGATCCGCCGACTACTGGGGTACGAACGGGTGTCGCTCGACGCCGGCGAACGGACGACCGTCGAGGTCACTGCCGACCTGCGTGCGCTGGAAGTGGTCCCCGGTGACGTGCTGGCGCTCGGTCCGAAGGTCGTCGAAGCCGGCGAGTACGAACTCACGGTCGGACAGGGCGGACCGACGACGACCCTTACCGTACAGAACACGGCGAGCATCACCGATCCCGATCCGGTACCCGGCAGTGCGGACGCACAATCCTCGACCGCTCGGAGCCAGGACCCGACGATGGAAGACGTCGTCGACCTGCTGAAAGAGGCACGCCGCTCGTCCTGA
- a CDS encoding NUDIX domain-containing protein → MEGVDRAREQVQERLDRLTAGEQSPRINQETVVTTGDRYRAAIDRSLEGVFQVRVAITNNAGEVLVRPGDDGMGLPCGETDPGEPIDAAARRIARGQAGIDCRPREAVEATIRGIRHEDEPGSDAVYRLSVVYAADAADPDAAPENHRWEPTHTVDAPL, encoded by the coding sequence ATGGAGGGGGTAGACCGGGCACGGGAGCAGGTCCAGGAGCGGCTGGACCGCCTCACAGCGGGGGAGCAGTCGCCGCGAATCAACCAGGAGACGGTGGTGACGACGGGCGATCGGTACCGGGCGGCGATCGACCGATCTCTGGAGGGTGTGTTCCAGGTCCGGGTCGCAATCACCAACAACGCGGGCGAGGTACTGGTGCGGCCGGGCGACGACGGGATGGGGCTCCCGTGCGGGGAGACCGACCCGGGCGAGCCGATCGATGCGGCGGCCCGACGGATCGCACGCGGGCAGGCCGGAATCGACTGTCGCCCGCGTGAGGCCGTCGAGGCGACGATCCGCGGGATCAGACACGAGGACGAACCCGGATCGGATGCCGTCTATCGGCTCTCTGTCGTCTACGCGGCCGACGCGGCCGATCCGGATGCTGCTCCGGAGAACCACCGGTGGGAGCCGACCCATACCGTCGACGCACCGCTGTGA
- a CDS encoding glycosyltransferase family 4 protein, which translates to MRVAVVAMETPHHRDTEGRRRLERLATHLADAGHEVTVFCAQWWDGQNSRFEPEDVAYRAVTATPTEPSFCLRLPALLAGHNPDVIHALSHPPGIALAAGFGGTLARAPVAVDWFGDEPLPRSRTTGLALRWADRVTVPAQMQRTHLRERGYDGATGIVPESIDMSTVRETEPAEDIDVVYAHPLDESANVESLLLGLAELRDRDWSATVVGDGPERATYEQEVSDLRIDDRVTFVGECDRERRVSIYKGAHTFVQTAVREQFATELLWAMACGCLGIVEYQAESSAHELVEQRERAFRVTNPQEIADTIVESADHERRDIDDSFAEFDHDAVRGRYEAIYDELVAEHGLW; encoded by the coding sequence ATGCGTGTCGCGGTCGTCGCCATGGAGACGCCCCACCACCGTGACACCGAGGGACGACGCCGGCTGGAACGGCTCGCGACCCACCTGGCCGACGCCGGCCACGAGGTCACCGTCTTCTGTGCGCAGTGGTGGGACGGACAGAACAGCCGCTTCGAGCCCGAAGACGTCGCCTACCGTGCGGTCACCGCCACTCCGACCGAGCCCTCGTTCTGTCTCAGGCTCCCGGCACTGCTCGCGGGCCACAACCCGGACGTGATCCACGCACTCTCACACCCGCCGGGGATCGCGCTCGCGGCCGGGTTCGGCGGGACACTCGCCAGAGCGCCCGTCGCCGTCGACTGGTTCGGCGACGAGCCGCTACCCCGCTCCCGGACAACAGGACTGGCACTGCGGTGGGCCGACCGGGTCACCGTCCCGGCGCAGATGCAACGGACCCACCTCCGGGAACGTGGCTACGACGGCGCGACGGGGATCGTCCCCGAGAGCATCGACATGTCGACGGTCCGGGAGACGGAGCCGGCCGAGGACATCGACGTGGTCTACGCCCACCCGCTGGACGAGAGCGCGAACGTCGAGTCGCTCCTGCTGGGACTCGCCGAGCTACGCGACCGGGACTGGTCGGCGACCGTCGTCGGCGACGGCCCCGAGCGGGCGACCTACGAGCAGGAGGTTTCGGACCTCCGGATCGACGACCGCGTGACCTTCGTCGGCGAGTGTGACCGCGAGCGCCGGGTCTCGATCTACAAGGGCGCACACACGTTCGTCCAGACCGCCGTCCGCGAGCAGTTCGCCACCGAGTTGCTGTGGGCGATGGCCTGTGGCTGTCTCGGGATCGTCGAGTACCAGGCCGAATCGAGCGCCCACGAACTGGTCGAGCAGCGCGAGCGGGCCTTCCGGGTGACCAACCCTCAGGAGATCGCCGACACCATCGTCGAGTCGGCCGACCACGAGCGCCGGGACATCGACGACTCCTTCGCCGAGTTCGACCACGACGCCGTCCGGGGCAGATACGAGGCCATCTACGACGAACTCGTCGCCGAACACGGTCTCTGGTGA
- a CDS encoding S9 family peptidase, producing the protein MYEYDLERYLNVHSAYGASLGPDGQLSFLMDTTGVAQVWTLDEPCGWPDQRTFADEPVSFVDYSPTRPELVFGMDRGGNERLQLYRLDEDGRVTNLTERPDAKHRWGGWHPDGDRFAFASNRRDEAVFDVYVQEREGDAELVYEGDGWFSVGGWSPDGEKLVVSEAHSSFDQDVSVLDVDSGELDHLTPHEGSVRYTSVSWGPDGEALYLVTDEGSDTLSLARLRLDGTLETVRDGGEWNIDGVALDRESGRLVYSRNVDGYTELTVGELTGPTAIEEFPAPDLPGGLAGGVSWGPDAERFALGVTGRRQNTNVFVVETETGESERWTRASTAGIPPETFIEPEVVRFESFDGREIPALFSLPADPPAGETPVIVDIHGGPESQRRPSFSGLTQYFLSRGYAVFEPNVRGSTGYGKAYTHLDDVEKRLDSVRDLRAGVEWLHDRPAVDPDRIVAMGGSYGGFMVLSALTEYPDLWAAGVDVVGIANFVTFLENTGDWRRSLREAEYGSLAEDREFLESISPINNVDRIAAPLFVLHGANDPRVPVGEAEQIAEHAREQGVPVEKLVFDDEGHGISKRENRIEAYSRVVDFLDEHVDADES; encoded by the coding sequence GTGTACGAGTACGACCTCGAACGCTATCTGAATGTCCACAGCGCCTACGGCGCGTCGCTCGGCCCGGACGGACAGCTCTCGTTCCTGATGGACACGACGGGCGTCGCCCAGGTCTGGACCCTCGACGAGCCGTGTGGCTGGCCCGACCAGCGGACCTTCGCCGACGAGCCGGTGAGTTTCGTCGACTACTCGCCGACCAGGCCGGAACTGGTCTTCGGGATGGACCGGGGCGGCAACGAGCGACTGCAACTGTATCGACTCGACGAGGACGGCCGGGTGACGAACCTGACCGAGCGGCCGGACGCCAAACACCGCTGGGGGGGCTGGCACCCCGACGGCGACCGGTTCGCGTTCGCCTCGAACCGCCGCGACGAGGCGGTCTTCGACGTCTACGTCCAGGAGCGAGAAGGCGACGCCGAACTCGTCTACGAGGGCGACGGCTGGTTCTCGGTCGGCGGGTGGTCGCCCGACGGCGAGAAACTGGTCGTCAGCGAGGCCCACTCCAGTTTCGACCAGGACGTCTCCGTCCTCGACGTCGACAGCGGCGAGTTGGACCACCTCACCCCACACGAGGGCTCGGTCCGATATACGAGCGTCTCCTGGGGACCCGACGGTGAGGCGCTCTACCTCGTTACCGACGAGGGCAGCGATACGCTCTCGCTGGCGCGGCTCCGACTGGACGGCACGCTGGAGACGGTCCGGGACGGCGGCGAGTGGAACATCGACGGCGTGGCGCTGGACCGGGAGTCGGGCCGGCTCGTCTACTCGCGCAACGTCGATGGGTACACCGAACTCACCGTCGGCGAACTGACCGGCCCGACGGCTATCGAGGAGTTCCCGGCGCCGGACCTTCCGGGCGGGCTCGCCGGCGGCGTCTCCTGGGGGCCCGACGCCGAGCGGTTCGCCCTCGGCGTCACCGGCCGGCGACAGAACACGAACGTCTTCGTCGTCGAGACCGAGACGGGCGAGAGCGAGCGCTGGACACGGGCCTCGACGGCCGGCATTCCGCCCGAGACGTTTATCGAACCCGAGGTCGTCCGCTTCGAGTCGTTCGACGGCCGCGAGATTCCGGCGCTGTTCTCGCTGCCAGCGGACCCTCCAGCGGGCGAGACGCCGGTGATCGTCGACATCCACGGCGGTCCCGAGAGTCAGCGCCGCCCCTCGTTTTCGGGGCTGACCCAATATTTCCTCTCGCGGGGCTACGCCGTCTTCGAGCCAAACGTCCGCGGGTCGACGGGCTACGGCAAGGCTTACACCCACCTGGACGACGTCGAGAAGCGCCTGGACTCGGTGCGGGACCTCCGGGCGGGCGTCGAGTGGCTCCACGACCGGCCGGCGGTCGACCCCGACCGTATCGTCGCCATGGGTGGCTCCTACGGCGGGTTCATGGTCCTCTCGGCGCTGACGGAGTACCCCGACCTGTGGGCGGCCGGCGTCGACGTGGTCGGCATCGCCAACTTCGTCACCTTCCTGGAGAACACCGGCGACTGGCGGCGCTCGCTGCGAGAGGCCGAGTACGGCTCGCTTGCGGAGGACCGCGAGTTCCTCGAATCCATCTCGCCGATCAACAACGTCGACCGGATCGCGGCACCGCTGTTCGTCCTCCACGGAGCGAACGACCCCCGTGTCCCGGTCGGGGAGGCCGAACAGATCGCCGAGCACGCACGCGAGCAGGGCGTCCCGGTCGAGAAGCTCGTCTTCGACGACGAGGGTCACGGGATCAGCAAGCGCGAGAACCGTATCGAGGCCTACAGCCGCGTCGTCGACTTTCTCGACGAGCACGTCGACGCCGACGAGTCGTAG
- a CDS encoding NAD(P)-dependent glycerol-1-phosphate dehydrogenase — protein MFDKRTWIRLPRNVVVGHGVLGETIDAVEELHLAGRPLVVSSPTPHDVAGERVVEQFADQGYDPAEIVIDEASFGAVETVIDYAESVEAGFLLGVGGGKAIDITKMAADDLGLGFVSVPTAASHDGIVSGRGSVPEGDTRHSVAAEPPLAVVADTTVLAEAPWRLTTAGCADIISNYTAVRDWELAQRLQNVEYSEYAGALARMTAEMLVESAGSVKRGLEESAWIVVKALVSSGVAMSIAGSSRPASGAEHLFSHQLDRLVPDAALHGHQVGVGSIITAYLQDGEKGMWRNIRDALAQIGAPTTAEELGIDDGTVVDALTTAHEIRDRYTILGNGMSEEAAIEAATVTGVI, from the coding sequence ATGTTCGACAAGCGCACCTGGATTCGGCTCCCGCGCAACGTCGTGGTCGGCCACGGCGTCCTGGGGGAGACGATCGACGCAGTCGAGGAACTCCACCTCGCGGGCCGACCGCTGGTCGTCTCCAGCCCGACACCCCACGACGTGGCCGGCGAGCGCGTCGTCGAGCAGTTCGCCGACCAGGGGTACGATCCGGCCGAGATCGTCATCGACGAGGCGAGTTTCGGCGCCGTCGAGACGGTCATCGACTACGCGGAGTCCGTCGAAGCCGGCTTCCTGCTGGGCGTCGGTGGCGGGAAGGCCATCGACATCACGAAGATGGCCGCAGACGACCTCGGCCTGGGCTTCGTCTCGGTGCCGACCGCGGCCAGTCACGACGGGATCGTCTCGGGCCGGGGATCGGTTCCGGAAGGCGACACGCGCCACAGCGTCGCCGCCGAGCCCCCGCTGGCGGTCGTCGCCGACACGACGGTGCTGGCCGAAGCCCCCTGGCGGTTGACGACAGCCGGCTGTGCAGACATCATCTCGAACTACACGGCCGTCCGGGACTGGGAACTGGCCCAGCGGTTACAGAACGTCGAGTACTCGGAGTACGCTGGCGCGCTGGCTCGCATGACCGCTGAGATGCTCGTCGAGAGCGCGGGCTCGGTCAAACGCGGTCTGGAGGAGTCGGCCTGGATCGTTGTGAAGGCACTGGTCTCTTCGGGGGTCGCGATGTCGATCGCCGGCTCCTCCCGGCCCGCGTCCGGGGCCGAACACCTCTTCTCGCACCAACTGGACCGGCTCGTCCCGGACGCCGCACTGCACGGCCACCAGGTCGGCGTCGGCTCGATCATCACGGCGTACCTCCAGGACGGCGAGAAGGGGATGTGGCGCAATATCCGCGACGCGCTGGCACAGATCGGTGCCCCGACGACCGCCGAGGAACTGGGGATCGACGACGGGACGGTCGTCGACGCGTTGACGACCGCCCACGAGATCCGCGACCGCTACACGATCCTGGGCAACGGGATGAGCGAGGAAGCCGCGATCGAGGCCGCGACGGTCACGGGCGTCATCTGA
- a CDS encoding TrmB family transcriptional regulator, with amino-acid sequence MSDHERMDTATLRETLQHYGLSETEAETYLAVVERGSATASTIADAAGVSTSYVYDICDRLATEGFVSVEDHRTPTRIRAVDPAEAFGALRSELDTVESAVTARYEQRADDDNSFEVVKSRSTIVKRLEQYIDAAEHEVVLQIPSRRLPEVRESLRRARERGVLVLLTLSPNDRSSGDEPDDSPSSLDLDGVATVVRIGLGGAPSLLSIDQQRGFVSPATMLSWDHDETRAITFSQEAIAAVLVGSYLGNYWPIGETVAVTRPPELPLTSRMFRHSVLAATLHRRAGQRLTAELYARPTGTDDPFETIVGEVVDVRQNLLDPPDSDFGFENSLVVDTGDRRVSVGGIDAFLEEYETKQTTLRPA; translated from the coding sequence ATGAGCGACCACGAGCGTATGGATACAGCGACCCTCCGGGAGACACTCCAGCATTACGGCCTCTCCGAGACGGAGGCGGAGACGTACCTCGCGGTCGTCGAGCGCGGGTCCGCGACGGCGAGTACCATCGCTGACGCGGCCGGCGTCTCGACGAGTTACGTCTACGATATCTGCGACCGGTTGGCGACCGAGGGGTTCGTCAGCGTCGAGGACCACCGGACGCCGACGCGCATCCGGGCGGTCGACCCCGCAGAGGCGTTCGGTGCACTCCGGAGTGAACTCGATACGGTCGAGTCGGCAGTGACCGCGCGGTACGAGCAACGGGCCGACGACGACAACTCCTTCGAGGTCGTCAAGTCCCGCTCGACGATCGTCAAACGGCTCGAACAGTACATCGACGCCGCCGAACACGAGGTCGTCTTGCAGATCCCGTCCCGGCGTCTGCCGGAGGTCAGAGAGAGCCTCCGACGGGCCCGCGAACGCGGTGTGTTGGTCCTGTTGACCCTCTCGCCGAACGATCGATCGTCGGGGGACGAACCCGATGACTCGCCGTCGTCGCTCGATCTCGACGGTGTCGCGACCGTCGTCCGGATCGGTCTCGGCGGTGCGCCTTCACTGCTGTCGATCGACCAGCAACGGGGGTTCGTCTCGCCGGCGACGATGCTCAGTTGGGACCACGACGAGACGCGGGCGATCACCTTCTCCCAGGAGGCGATCGCGGCGGTGTTGGTCGGGTCGTATCTGGGGAACTACTGGCCGATCGGCGAGACAGTCGCGGTCACGCGGCCGCCGGAGCTACCGCTGACCTCGCGGATGTTCAGGCACAGCGTCCTCGCGGCGACGCTGCATCGGCGTGCCGGCCAGCGACTGACCGCGGAGTTGTACGCCCGTCCGACCGGGACCGACGACCCCTTCGAGACCATCGTGGGCGAGGTCGTCGACGTGCGACAGAACCTGCTCGATCCGCCCGACAGCGACTTCGGCTTCGAGAACTCGCTGGTCGTCGACACCGGCGATCGGCGCGTCTCCGTCGGCGGGATCGACGCCTTCCTAGAGGAGTACGAGACCAAACAGACGACGCTCCGGCCGGCGTAG